In Candidatus Sulfurimonas marisnigri, a single genomic region encodes these proteins:
- a CDS encoding phosphoribosyltransferase produces the protein MKYYSYENFKNDTNKLISQVKKSEFDVIVAVARGGLALSHVMAEGLNIRDVQSIRTELYDETCKREELTIFGSADFTDIKKVLVVDDIADSGDTLNAVMKHLRGCFKEVEFKSATLFYKKTSIYEPDFWVNEADDWIDFFWERDFIKESY, from the coding sequence ATGAAATATTACTCTTATGAAAATTTTAAAAATGATACAAACAAATTGATTTCTCAGGTTAAGAAGTCTGAGTTTGATGTGATAGTAGCAGTAGCCAGAGGTGGACTTGCTCTTTCACATGTGATGGCAGAGGGCTTAAATATAAGAGATGTTCAAAGCATAAGAACAGAACTTTATGATGAAACATGTAAAAGAGAAGAGTTGACTATATTTGGAAGTGCTGACTTTACAGATATAAAAAAAGTGCTGGTTGTTGATGATATAGCAGATAGCGGCGACACATTGAATGCAGTAATGAAACATTTAAGAGGTTGTTTTAAGGAAGTAGAGTTTAAGTCTGCAACTCTTTTTTATAAAAAAACATCCATTTATGAGCCAGATTTTTGGGTAAATGAGGCCGATGACTGGATAGACTTTTTTTGGGAGAGAGATTTCATAAAAGAGTCATATTGA
- a CDS encoding HD domain-containing phosphohydrolase, with protein MYSLDMTNLFIITAVITFILLFALYLNIKQRYHLKKEIVKKVKDLENYVNSFDKNVIFSKTDLTGIITHVSEAFCKISDYEDYELIGKPHSIVRHPDMPKEAFKKMWDTLHHTQKWSGEVKNRKKDGGYYWVLANIEADYNDNGEHIGYTAVRHDITAQKEVEELKSELENINNYLEDQVNEKIIEIVSLNKDVKETQKEIIFTMGTIGESRSKETGNHVKRVAEYSKLLAIHSGMHEYEAELLKQASPMHDIGKVGIADSILNKPGRFDEQEKKIMDSHAKLGYEMLKHSDKQLLKIAATVAHEHHEKYDGTGYPNGLKGEEITIYGRITALADVFDALGSDRVYKKAWDDEKIFKMFKEQSGKHFDPNLVDIFFNNLDEFLEVRDKFVDKMA; from the coding sequence ATGTATTCACTAGATATGACAAATTTATTTATAATAACAGCTGTTATTACATTTATTCTATTATTTGCACTTTACCTTAATATCAAACAGCGCTATCATTTGAAAAAAGAGATTGTGAAAAAAGTAAAAGATTTAGAAAATTATGTAAATTCATTTGATAAAAATGTAATATTCTCTAAAACTGATTTAACAGGTATTATCACTCATGTAAGTGAAGCATTCTGTAAAATAAGTGATTACGAAGATTATGAACTTATAGGAAAACCTCATAGCATTGTTAGACATCCTGATATGCCAAAGGAAGCTTTTAAAAAAATGTGGGATACCCTTCATCATACACAAAAATGGTCAGGAGAAGTAAAAAACAGAAAAAAAGATGGCGGATACTACTGGGTTCTTGCTAATATTGAAGCGGACTATAATGATAATGGTGAGCACATTGGCTACACTGCAGTTCGACATGATATTACAGCACAAAAAGAGGTTGAGGAGCTAAAAAGCGAACTCGAAAATATAAACAACTATTTAGAAGATCAGGTCAATGAAAAAATTATAGAAATAGTATCTCTAAATAAAGATGTAAAAGAGACGCAAAAAGAGATTATCTTCACTATGGGTACTATTGGTGAGAGCAGAAGTAAAGAGACCGGTAACCATGTAAAAAGAGTTGCTGAATACTCAAAATTACTCGCTATTCACTCTGGAATGCACGAATATGAAGCCGAGCTTTTAAAACAAGCTAGTCCTATGCATGATATAGGGAAGGTTGGAATTGCTGATTCAATTTTAAATAAGCCTGGAAGATTTGATGAGCAAGAGAAGAAAATAATGGACTCTCACGCAAAACTGGGGTATGAGATGTTAAAACATTCAGACAAGCAGCTATTAAAAATTGCAGCAACAGTAGCTCATGAACATCACGAGAAATATGATGGTACAGGTTACCCAAATGGCTTAAAAGGTGAAGAGATTACTATATATGGAAGAATCACAGCTCTGGCAGATGTGTTTGATGCTCTTGGGAGTGACAGAGTCTATAAAAAAGCTTGGGATGATGAGAAAATATTCAAGATGTTTAAAGAGCAGAGCGGTAAACATTTTGATCCAAATTTAGTAGATATATTTTTTAATAATTTGGATGAATTTTTAGAAGTTAGAGATAAGTTTGTTGACAAGATGGCTTAA
- a CDS encoding cytochrome C → MINFKITSLFILFASLAEANDMSSLLFNGNCITCHKETQTISAPSVVKFKEVYKSAFPVKKEFVNYMSSWVLNPKEETSLMHHSIQKHGLMPNLSYDLDTLREISAYIYETDFTKRGGKH, encoded by the coding sequence ATGATTAATTTTAAAATAACATCGCTTTTCATACTTTTTGCTAGTTTAGCAGAAGCTAACGACATGAGTTCTTTGTTATTTAACGGAAACTGTATAACCTGCCATAAAGAGACACAAACTATATCAGCACCGTCTGTTGTAAAATTTAAAGAGGTGTATAAAAGTGCATTTCCTGTAAAAAAAGAGTTTGTCAACTATATGTCAAGTTGGGTATTAAACCCAAAAGAAGAGACTTCGCTTATGCACCACTCAATACAAAAGCATGGACTTATGCCAAACCTTAGTTATGATTTAGACACCTTAAGAGAAATTTCTGCTTATATATATGAAACAGATTTTACCAAAAGAGGCGGAAAGCACTAG
- a CDS encoding DnaJ domain-containing protein encodes MGNLILLAILGGFFYWIFKSYSQYTTYSQEAFKNFSVSLDSIRKSDLGLFVALAAKVAKADGKVDALEAQLIGIMFDDISAVFPEPEKTKDILKQIFNEEKDRFDNLEDIAHTLGHAIKRDRAKQQHFMGFLIQLAFIDGEVSKSEDEVLITIAEAFEFDPNAYHAIFEQFEKMMANVHPKANINDAYKLLGVSENDDLSVIKKAYRSLVRKYHPDIIKSQNKDEAYMQEATAKTQEINQAYEMIKEHKKQ; translated from the coding sequence ATGGGCAATTTGATACTATTGGCGATTTTAGGCGGATTTTTTTACTGGATATTTAAGAGCTACTCTCAATATACAACTTATTCACAGGAGGCTTTTAAAAATTTCTCTGTAAGTTTAGACTCTATAAGAAAAAGTGATTTAGGTCTTTTTGTAGCACTAGCTGCAAAGGTTGCAAAAGCTGATGGAAAAGTTGATGCTTTAGAAGCACAGCTTATTGGGATAATGTTTGACGATATCTCAGCTGTTTTCCCAGAACCTGAAAAAACCAAAGATATTTTAAAACAAATTTTCAATGAAGAGAAAGATAGATTTGACAACTTAGAAGATATAGCTCACACTTTAGGTCATGCTATTAAAAGAGATAGAGCTAAACAGCAACATTTTATGGGCTTTTTAATTCAACTTGCGTTTATTGACGGTGAAGTTAGTAAGAGTGAAGATGAAGTTCTTATAACAATTGCTGAAGCTTTTGAGTTTGACCCAAATGCTTACCATGCTATATTTGAGCAATTTGAAAAAATGATGGCAAACGTTCATCCAAAAGCAAACATAAATGATGCCTACAAACTCTTGGGTGTAAGTGAAAATGATGATTTAAGTGTTATTAAAAAAGCGTATAGAAGCTTGGTTCGTAAATATCATCCTGACATTATTAAATCTCAAAACAAAGATGAAGCTTATATGCAAGAAGCAACTGCAAAAACTCAAGAGATAAATCAAGCATATGAGATGATAAAAGAACATAAGAAGCAATGA
- a CDS encoding DUF3108 domain-containing protein, whose protein sequence is MKILVMMFLFINFLYAQGFSTRYDVNVGMFGRVGYADLTLKENAESYELKLVAKTVDVAAFLLNNRVEIFISKGKIVNGKYIPDTFIKTKTKTRSNKVQSYYFNHEEKEITFVEEKTNLVSQTDFNPSTFEFTTRDVKESSKEEITLDDYIADDVLSSYLNTKSSCIDGQKSYNLFAIGAHNDENRVMLSCLDDTKKEATALLFSDGVKNIYNLHVEPMDKDETTVDVLVAYDNDGLLKEAVMDEVFWIGKITAKRVYHKISRK, encoded by the coding sequence ATGAAGATTTTAGTAATGATGTTTTTATTTATAAACTTTTTATATGCTCAAGGTTTTTCAACGAGATATGATGTAAATGTTGGAATGTTTGGTAGAGTTGGTTATGCTGATTTAACCCTAAAAGAAAATGCTGAAAGTTATGAACTTAAACTAGTGGCAAAGACTGTTGATGTAGCAGCCTTTCTTTTAAACAACAGGGTTGAGATTTTTATAAGCAAGGGTAAAATTGTTAATGGAAAATACATCCCTGACACTTTTATAAAAACAAAAACAAAAACACGAAGCAATAAAGTTCAGAGCTACTATTTTAATCACGAAGAAAAAGAGATTACATTCGTAGAAGAGAAAACAAATCTAGTAAGTCAAACCGACTTTAATCCTTCGACCTTTGAATTTACAACAAGAGATGTTAAAGAGAGTTCAAAAGAGGAAATTACACTTGATGATTATATAGCTGATGATGTTCTAAGCTCTTATCTTAATACAAAATCAAGTTGTATAGATGGGCAAAAGAGCTATAATTTATTTGCAATTGGTGCACATAATGACGAAAATAGAGTTATGTTATCGTGTCTTGATGATACAAAAAAAGAGGCTACGGCATTATTGTTTTCTGATGGAGTTAAAAATATATATAATCTACATGTAGAGCCAATGGATAAAGATGAGACTACAGTAGATGTACTTGTAGCCTATGATAATGATGGTCTTTTAAAAGAAGCTGTGATGGACGAAGTTTTCTGGATTGGAAAGATTACGGCAAAACGTGTCTACCATAAAATCAGTAGAAAATAA
- a CDS encoding DMT family transporter, producing the protein MGIMALMKQIKQLNSGVKYMLLASLTFAIMGAFAKLASEHMSSLEVVFFRNVFGVVLITYAVYKKPMIHQGGKPFLLFFRGAMGFSALLAYFYNIAHIPLGDAVTFSKTAPIFTAIFAWLFLNEKLSPKAWLAVFVGFMGILLITQPSAVGFTKYDILGIFSGIGAALAYTSVRELRKYYDTRAIVLSFTLVGTIGPIILFVLSKYFYMSELDFMLGEFVMPKGVVWLYVIGLGVLGTFSQYFMTKAYGETKAGIVGAVSYTNIVFAILVGLLLGDALPNLITTCGIVLIVFAGIMVAREK; encoded by the coding sequence ATGGGTATAATGGCGCTTATGAAACAAATCAAACAATTAAACAGTGGCGTTAAATATATGCTTTTGGCATCATTAACATTCGCAATAATGGGTGCGTTTGCTAAGCTGGCAAGTGAGCATATGAGTTCACTTGAGGTTGTTTTTTTTAGGAATGTTTTTGGTGTAGTTTTAATAACATATGCTGTGTATAAAAAGCCTATGATTCATCAGGGTGGAAAGCCATTTTTACTTTTCTTTCGTGGTGCTATGGGTTTTTCAGCACTTCTTGCATACTTTTATAATATTGCACATATTCCGCTTGGTGATGCTGTTACTTTTTCAAAAACTGCTCCAATATTTACAGCTATTTTTGCATGGCTGTTTTTAAATGAGAAGCTCTCTCCAAAAGCATGGCTAGCTGTTTTTGTCGGATTTATGGGAATATTGCTTATCACTCAGCCAAGTGCAGTTGGATTTACTAAGTATGATATTTTAGGAATATTCAGTGGTATTGGTGCTGCACTTGCATACACTTCAGTTAGAGAACTTAGAAAATATTACGACACGAGAGCGATAGTTCTCTCCTTCACATTAGTAGGAACTATTGGTCCAATTATTCTTTTTGTGTTGTCAAAATATTTCTACATGTCAGAGCTAGATTTTATGTTGGGTGAGTTTGTTATGCCAAAAGGTGTAGTTTGGCTTTATGTGATTGGACTTGGTGTTTTAGGAACATTTTCTCAATATTTTATGACAAAAGCCTACGGAGAGACAAAGGCCGGAATTGTTGGTGCTGTTAGTTACACAAACATCGTGTTTGCTATTTTAGTGGGTCTTTTACTTGGTGATGCACTTCCAAATTTAATAACTACATGTGGAATAGTTTTGATTGTTTTTGCCGGAATTATGGTGGCTAGAGAAAAGTAA
- the kdsA gene encoding 3-deoxy-8-phosphooctulonate synthase, with the protein MTLLAGPCVIESEENIFKIAKSLEKYHEDKTIDFYFKASFDKANRTSLDSFRGPGIEEGLRILQKVKDDFGYKIVTDVHESVQVKPVAEVVDMLQIPAFLCRQTDLLVACANTDKIVNIKKGQFINPPDMQYSVMKVLKTRGCDEVSYENAKKHNIFLTERGSSFGYGNMVVDMRSLVVMRKFAPVLFDATHSVQMPGALGGKTGGDSSMVPYLASAAAAVGVDGFFFETHFDPSVALSDGPNMLKLDELESLIVRIKKIQEI; encoded by the coding sequence ATGACATTACTTGCGGGGCCTTGCGTAATCGAGAGTGAAGAAAATATTTTTAAAATTGCTAAATCTTTAGAAAAATATCATGAAGATAAAACTATAGATTTTTATTTTAAAGCTAGTTTCGACAAAGCAAATAGAACATCACTGGATAGTTTTCGTGGACCAGGAATCGAAGAGGGACTTAGAATCCTTCAAAAAGTCAAAGATGATTTTGGTTATAAAATAGTTACAGATGTACATGAATCAGTTCAGGTAAAACCGGTGGCTGAGGTTGTAGATATGCTTCAAATACCAGCATTCTTATGTCGTCAAACTGACTTGCTTGTTGCATGTGCAAATACAGATAAGATTGTAAATATTAAAAAAGGGCAGTTTATTAATCCGCCAGATATGCAGTACTCAGTTATGAAAGTACTAAAGACTCGAGGATGTGATGAAGTTAGTTATGAAAACGCTAAAAAACATAACATCTTTTTAACCGAGAGAGGTTCATCTTTTGGTTATGGGAACATGGTTGTAGATATGCGTTCATTAGTTGTTATGAGAAAGTTCGCACCAGTTTTGTTTGATGCAACTCACTCTGTTCAGATGCCGGGAGCTCTTGGTGGAAAAACAGGCGGAGACAGCTCAATGGTTCCATATTTAGCTTCTGCAGCAGCAGCAGTTGGTGTTGATGGGTTCTTTTTTGAGACACATTTTGACCCAAGTGTAGCACTTAGCGATGGGCCAAATATGCTAAAACTTGACGAGCTAGAGAGTTTAATAGTTAGAATTAAAAAAATACAAGAAATTTAA
- the ribH gene encoding 6,7-dimethyl-8-ribityllumazine synthase produces MNVVEGRLKVTNGKKIAIVSTRWNHFIVDRLVEGAKDAFLRHGGVEEDVTHVLIPGAFELPMVVDQILASGKYDAVCALGAVIRGATPHFDYVSAEATKGIATMSLKYQKPVSFGLLTTDTIEQAIERAGTKAGNKGFEAMTTVIEMLDLYENI; encoded by the coding sequence ATGAACGTAGTAGAAGGCAGATTAAAAGTTACAAATGGTAAAAAAATAGCGATTGTTAGTACAAGGTGGAATCACTTTATTGTTGATCGTTTAGTTGAAGGTGCAAAAGATGCATTTCTACGTCATGGTGGAGTAGAAGAAGATGTAACTCATGTTCTAATTCCTGGAGCTTTTGAACTTCCTATGGTGGTTGATCAAATTTTGGCAAGTGGTAAATACGATGCTGTTTGTGCTTTAGGTGCAGTTATTCGTGGGGCAACTCCTCACTTTGATTATGTTTCTGCTGAAGCAACTAAGGGAATCGCTACTATGAGTCTTAAGTACCAAAAACCTGTTTCGTTTGGTCTTTTAACTACTGATACAATTGAGCAAGCAATAGAGAGAGCTGGAACTAAAGCTGGAAATAAAGGTTTTGAAGCGATGACTACTGTTATTGAAATGCTTGATCTTTATGAGAATATCTAA
- the nusB gene encoding transcription antitermination factor NusB: MATRHHARMAVVSLLYAYDLGNGNIAEHTDEILEEKKIRNKQKDFALALFDGVMANLEACDKAIIAHLKDWDFERLGSIERATLRLACYEILFGDLDSAVVINEAVEITKAFGTEQSPKFINGVLDAISKDKPE; this comes from the coding sequence ATGGCAACTAGACACCACGCAAGAATGGCAGTTGTAAGTCTGCTATACGCTTATGACTTGGGAAATGGAAACATTGCTGAGCATACGGATGAGATTTTAGAAGAGAAAAAAATTCGTAACAAACAAAAAGATTTCGCTTTAGCACTATTTGACGGTGTTATGGCAAATCTTGAGGCTTGTGATAAAGCAATAATAGCACACCTCAAAGATTGGGATTTTGAGAGACTAGGAAGTATCGAGAGAGCAACACTTAGACTTGCATGTTATGAGATACTTTTTGGTGATCTTGATTCTGCTGTTGTTATTAATGAAGCAGTTGAGATAACTAAAGCATTTGGTACAGAACAGTCTCCTAAATTTATAAACGGTGTTCTTGACGCTATTTCAAAAGATAAACCAGAGTAA